A window from Entomoplasma freundtii encodes these proteins:
- a CDS encoding nicotinamide mononucleotide transporter — translation MEVNNHHLSPTTKQKFSFRKSNFLGIFNAVADLKATKKSFKWFLLCGSIVILIFNFLSLNNEYGTMFLPLQKYRWALANDTVFGAAGNQKAATAVAILYSLSGITSITGLLAVGMIVTGATSQFFWQVIHSTFYGLFALSVGYVGDVLMNIILILGCPLGWFLFTFKGHSAIKNDRHSWGYNLWFALGIMIVTGLVVMMWYWAIPGAYEMIFNKDYQTISSSELHWLDALANGGNTIGYALQLVNSSAQFFVWFFVDILKFLKFTGIAPNTLSITMLIQFAIWFTTDFAGMYNHKFKFWLHPEIDASTIPNLKVNENTKPF, via the coding sequence ATGGAAGTTAATAATCATCATTTATCTCCGACAACAAAACAAAAATTTAGTTTTCGGAAATCAAATTTTTTGGGTATTTTTAATGCTGTTGCTGATTTAAAAGCAACTAAAAAATCATTTAAATGGTTTTTGTTATGTGGTTCAATTGTTATTTTAATCTTCAACTTTTTAAGTTTAAATAATGAATATGGCACGATGTTTTTACCATTACAAAAATATCGTTGAGCTCTAGCTAATGATACAGTTTTTGGTGCTGCTGGTAATCAAAAGGCAGCAACCGCAGTGGCTATCCTTTATTCTTTATCAGGAATAACTTCAATTACAGGTTTATTAGCGGTTGGGATGATTGTGACAGGAGCTACTTCACAATTCTTTTGGCAAGTAATTCATTCAACATTCTATGGTTTGTTTGCTTTATCGGTGGGTTATGTTGGTGATGTTCTGATGAATATTATTTTAATTCTTGGTTGTCCTTTAGGATGATTCCTCTTTACGTTTAAGGGTCATTCGGCAATTAAAAACGACCGTCATTCCTGAGGTTATAATTTATGATTTGCTTTGGGGATAATGATTGTCACTGGCTTAGTAGTCATGATGTGATATTGAGCTATTCCTGGAGCCTATGAAATGATTTTCAATAAGGATTACCAAACTATTAGTTCAAGTGAATTGCATTGACTTGATGCTTTAGCCAATGGAGGCAATACAATTGGTTATGCGTTGCAACTGGTTAATTCCTCAGCACAATTCTTTGTTTGGTTCTTTGTGGATATTTTAAAGTTCTTAAAATTTACTGGGATTGCACCTAATACTTTATCAATTACCATGTTAATTCAATTTGCCATTTGGTTTACAACTGACTTTGCGGGCATGTACAACCATAAATTTAAATTTTGGTTACATCCCGAAATTGACGCAAGCACCATTCCTAATCTCAAAGTTAACGAGAATACAAAACCCTTTTAA